The following coding sequences are from one Acipenser ruthenus chromosome 7, fAciRut3.2 maternal haplotype, whole genome shotgun sequence window:
- the LOC117416174 gene encoding twinfilin-1-like: MSHQTGIQASTEVMDIFSRARNGEYRLLKIVIENEQLAVGSFKKAAKSWDQEYDSYVLSMLEDMEPAYILYRLDSQNAQGYEWIFVAWSPDFSPVRQKMLYAATRATVKKEFGGGHIKDEIFGTTKDDVSLIGYKKYLTSVAAPCPLTAAEEELRQIKLNEVKTDISVDSKHQTLQGVAFPMNRESVQALEQLRDNKLNYVQLEIDFQNETIVLASTAPTEIKDLPKRIPKDSARYHFFLYKHSHEGDYLESIVFIYSMPGYTCSIRERMLYSSCKNPLIDMVENQLEMEVEKKLEIDDGDELTADFLYEEVHPKQHAHKQTFAKPKGPTGKRGIRRLIRAPADGESPTD, translated from the exons ATGTCTCATCAGACTGGCATCCAAG CTTCTACGGAAGTAATGGATATATTCTCAAGAGCCAGAAATGGTGAATATCGGCTTTTGAAGATAGTGATTGAAAATG AACAGCTTGCTGTGGGTTCATTCAAAAAGGCTGCAAAGTCTTGGGACCAGGAGTATGATTCTTATGTTCTTTCTATGTTGGAAGACATGGAACCTGCATACATTTTATACAGACTAGACTCACAAAATGCTCAGGGTTATGAGTGGATCTTTGTGGCCTGGTCACCAGACTTCTCCCCG GTTCGACAGAAAATGTTATATGCAGCAACGCGGGCAACTGTGAAGAAGGAGTTTGGGGGCGGACATATCAAAGATGAAATATTTGGCACTACaaag GATGATGTGTCTCTTATTGGATATAAAAAGTACCTGACATCAGTGGCAGCTCCATGTCCTCTGACTGCAGCTGAAGAGGAGTTAAgacaaatcaaactgaatgag GTGAAGACAGACATTAGTGTGGACAGCAAACACCAGACTCTGCAAGGAGTTGCCTTTCCCATGAACAGGGAGTCTGTTCAAGCTCTGGAACAACTGAGGGATAACAAACTCAATTATGTCCAACTT GAGATTGATTTCCAAAATGAAACCATTGTTTTGGCAAGCACCGCCCCCACAGAGATTAAGGATTTGCCGAAAAGAATTCCAAAAGACTCTGCTCGGTATCACTTCTTCCTCTACAAGCACTCCCACGAAGGAGACTACTTAGAATCCATAG TCTTCATTTATTCGATGCCTGGCTATACATGTAGTATCCGGGAACGAATGCTGTACTCCAGTTGCAAAAATCCTTTAATTGACATGGTGGAAAATCAATTGGAAATGGAAGTAGAGAAAAAG CTCGAGATTGACGATGGAGATGAGCTGACGGCAGACTTTCTTTATGAGGAGGTTCACCCCAAACAGCATGCACACAAACAAACTTTTGCTAAACCAAAGGGTCCCACAGGCAAAAGAGGGATACGGCGGCTCATTAGAGCACCTGCAGATGGTGAATCTCCAACGGATTAA